A window from Thermoleophilaceae bacterium encodes these proteins:
- a CDS encoding GNAT family protein, protein MNVVLRPLAPGDEEELLRIHRTPGVRRWWDEPADGFPWDEPESTRFTIEVDGAIAGLIQYWEETEPKYRHASIDLFLDPALHGRGLGTEALGQVVRMLIEERDHHRITIDPATENLAAIRSYEKAGFKPVGVMRQAERDADGEGWHDSLLMELVADDLCR, encoded by the coding sequence ATGAACGTCGTCCTCCGTCCGCTCGCGCCCGGTGACGAGGAAGAGCTGCTGCGGATCCACCGCACGCCGGGGGTGAGACGGTGGTGGGACGAGCCGGCGGACGGCTTTCCCTGGGACGAGCCGGAGTCAACGCGTTTCACGATCGAGGTGGACGGCGCGATCGCGGGTCTGATCCAGTACTGGGAGGAGACCGAGCCGAAGTACCGGCATGCCTCGATCGACCTGTTCCTCGACCCGGCGCTGCACGGCCGGGGGCTCGGAACCGAGGCCCTCGGTCAGGTGGTGCGGATGCTGATCGAGGAGCGAGACCATCACCGCATCACGATCGATCCGGCCACCGAGAACCTCGCCGCCATCCGAAGCTACGAGAAGGCCGGCTTCAAGCCGGTGGGCGTGATGCGCCAGGCGGAGCGAGACGCGGATGGTGAGGGCTGGCACGACTCCCTGCTGATGGAGCTGGTCGCGGATGACCTCTGCCGCTAG
- a CDS encoding glyoxalase superfamily protein — translation MDWRLELVQVPVSDVDRAKTFYVEKVGFNADHDHRVNEEVRFVQLTPPGSSCSIAIGTGLGADMEPGSQKGLQLVVDDIEAAHAQLSRNGVEVSEVQHFPWGDFVFFSDPDGNAWSVQAIPPRG, via the coding sequence ATGGACTGGCGCCTCGAGCTCGTGCAGGTACCGGTGTCCGATGTCGACCGGGCGAAGACCTTCTACGTCGAAAAGGTGGGCTTCAACGCCGACCACGACCACAGGGTGAACGAGGAGGTGCGGTTCGTGCAGCTCACGCCGCCGGGATCGAGCTGCTCGATCGCGATCGGCACCGGCCTCGGAGCGGACATGGAGCCGGGATCCCAGAAGGGGCTCCAGCTCGTGGTGGACGACATCGAGGCCGCCCACGCGCAGCTCTCGCGTAACGGCGTGGAGGTGAGCGAGGTCCAGCACTTCCCCTGGGGCGACTTCGTCTTCTTCAGCGACCCGGACGGCAACGCCTGGTCCGTCCAGGCGATCCCCCCGCGCGGCTAG